A region from the Mycoplasmopsis bovigenitalium genome encodes:
- a CDS encoding head-tail connector protein, producing the protein MYPNQEIYEWLYALKLRLAISDDLRDELLLNYIEVAHKNIWTQYYELKLENNEIPDHNWAWDKTTKLAVLHLAATYFENPDIVLQADKVSDKRMIYRILGGRVSYAKS; encoded by the coding sequence ATGTATCCAAATCAGGAAATATACGAGTGGTTATATGCTTTAAAATTACGCCTTGCAATCTCTGACGACTTGCGGGACGAGTTGCTTTTAAACTACATAGAAGTAGCACACAAAAACATATGGACGCAGTATTACGAATTAAAGTTAGAAAATAACGAAATACCCGACCATAACTGAGCATGAGATAAAACAACAAAGTTGGCGGTTCTGCATTTAGCGGCGACCTATTTTGAAAACCCCGACATTGTGCTACAAGCTGACAAAGTAAGCGATAAAAGAATGATTTATAGAATATTAGGAGGAAGGGTAAGTTATGCCAAGAGTTAA
- a CDS encoding HK97 family phage prohead protease, whose amino-acid sequence MINKQLLYFNRNKAQLDGKKIEMRIELDSWSPVYVDALGRKYREKIAPDAFDKEIEGGNKINSYLDHKMSIEYLLASTKNGSLVVEKKDKTIFATFEVDNNNPLHLKVAKWIEEGVVESNSFIFNNVEYERINHDKSSELDYELIFTKGQLLSIDPVYEGFYSQDTCRVYSKNENERVIAADFINKEERMQQNEEQEIKTTEQVAENKNNDQIERGLEMTEKITNIEQQLDKLIAANEKRNQQLRELASSKSNVENEELSEKQFKELRKKAKLSQKDKIRMFNKTIDLLTEEQKNEIRLIDSSVYNSMFKRSLDATTDLKGLALIENSTLPGILTEINAIFPEFTEFTQVLPLTGLDEISKSIYVPDKKPVTAIAEGAEATEFGGQTFKVKLKPSRYVLKLTQNNALTNGDEAWAAQIQNAKDGIYRGLRKSLYTGLFAGAASNFSASTYTGGFTLEAKRTTAKTKEFTFEDIEVVVKDLIAKYGDAVLDKYIIATHPDTLQHLELKWKEEILDARKALYDPVKRTYRGIQIIISDDFVDKTIETGKNVAAIFSKDALLAYGLTITVSENIYVDMGKDLSHKYVQTRGEIKLIDPHVNSRFIQVK is encoded by the coding sequence ATGATAAATAAACAATTGTTATATTTCAACCGAAACAAAGCACAATTAGACGGCAAGAAAATAGAAATGCGCATTGAGTTAGACAGTTGGTCTCCTGTTTATGTTGACGCATTAGGGCGCAAGTATCGCGAAAAAATAGCGCCCGACGCTTTTGATAAAGAAATAGAAGGTGGCAACAAGATAAATTCCTATTTAGACCATAAAATGTCTATTGAGTATCTTTTAGCGTCAACAAAAAACGGCTCGCTTGTTGTTGAAAAGAAAGACAAAACGATTTTTGCCACCTTTGAAGTTGACAATAACAACCCCCTACACTTAAAGGTAGCCAAATGAATTGAAGAAGGGGTGGTTGAAAGTAATTCGTTTATTTTTAACAATGTTGAATATGAAAGAATAAACCACGACAAATCAAGCGAGTTAGACTATGAATTGATTTTTACAAAAGGGCAATTGTTAAGCATTGACCCCGTATATGAAGGGTTTTATAGTCAGGACACTTGTCGCGTTTATTCAAAAAATGAAAATGAGCGAGTAATTGCCGCTGATTTTATAAACAAGGAGGAAAGAATGCAACAAAACGAAGAACAAGAAATTAAAACAACTGAACAAGTTGCAGAAAACAAAAACAATGACCAAATTGAAAGGGGACTAGAAATGACTGAAAAAATTACAAACATTGAACAACAATTAGACAAATTAATTGCTGCCAATGAAAAAAGAAACCAACAACTTAGAGAATTGGCAAGTTCAAAATCAAACGTTGAAAATGAAGAACTAAGCGAAAAACAATTCAAAGAATTACGCAAAAAAGCCAAATTATCACAAAAAGACAAAATCAGAATGTTTAATAAAACCATTGACTTATTAACAGAAGAACAAAAAAACGAAATTCGCCTAATTGACAGTAGCGTATATAACTCAATGTTTAAACGTTCACTAGACGCTACCACAGATTTAAAAGGGTTAGCACTAATCGAAAACTCAACACTTCCGGGGATTTTAACTGAAATTAATGCAATTTTCCCAGAGTTTACAGAATTTACCCAAGTATTACCATTAACTGGATTGGATGAAATTAGTAAATCAATTTATGTGCCAGACAAAAAACCAGTTACCGCAATTGCTGAAGGTGCTGAAGCGACCGAATTTGGTGGTCAAACATTTAAAGTAAAACTTAAACCTTCTCGTTATGTTTTAAAACTAACTCAAAACAACGCACTAACAAACGGGGACGAAGCGTGAGCTGCACAAATTCAAAACGCAAAAGACGGAATTTATAGAGGTTTAAGAAAATCGCTATATACTGGATTATTTGCTGGTGCTGCTTCAAACTTTAGCGCAAGTACATATACTGGCGGATTTACATTAGAAGCAAAAAGAACAACCGCAAAAACAAAAGAATTTACATTCGAAGACATTGAGGTAGTTGTTAAAGATTTAATCGCAAAATATGGGGACGCTGTTTTAGATAAATACATTATTGCAACACACCCAGACACATTGCAACACTTAGAACTTAAATGAAAAGAAGAAATCCTAGATGCAAGAAAAGCACTATATGACCCAGTCAAAAGAACTTATAGGGGAATTCAAATCATTATCTCTGACGACTTTGTCGACAAGACAATTGAAACCGGCAAAAACGTCGCTGCTATTTTTTCAAAAGACGCATTGCTTGCTTATGGTTTAACAATTACAGTAAGCGAAAACATTTACGTAGATATGGGAAAAGACTTATCGCACAAATATGTACAAACAAGAGGTGAAATTAAACTAATTGACCCGCACGTAAATTCAAGATTTATCCAAGTTAAGTAG
- a CDS encoding phage portal protein, giving the protein MSRIGNFFKRLFKKPKSLTANAQRYQDFSHSLFDNSSSDLLRALTPSEFLMFGLCVRAVQLIANDVAKVNFNHRKKTNTGEWENLSHSDVLHLLNEKPNNTQTPWEFKKTIIWNLLLYGCAPILILRDENGDALELLPVYPYYIQKDESDGEVSYTYLKTKNPFKLYKDEVIWIDYELIDGFDNLSIRTLFKSTIAKVRENELSTLNAIRNDLRYNMFVKIKDATNKEQREAANQALSAMVREQKRTGSFGIVIDEKWDLGKASDVINIQVDFQTRNQLGREFAASLGIPPSKLGIDDPNKYNSSAELNRAYVDNSLKPLLINICQKITQVLLPHYEQVTFKVLDLLSVDIKAVQEFAASAINNGYATANEIRELLGFDKHPDGDKLLANGTLTPVSFLSQQTNQDNNTKEVKNDK; this is encoded by the coding sequence ATGTCACGTATTGGCAACTTTTTCAAGCGTTTATTTAAAAAACCAAAAAGCCTAACTGCTAACGCTCAACGTTATCAGGATTTTTCGCATTCCCTTTTTGACAATTCTTCAAGTGATTTATTGCGAGCGCTAACCCCGAGTGAATTTCTAATGTTTGGCTTATGTGTTAGAGCAGTTCAACTTATCGCAAACGACGTGGCAAAAGTTAATTTTAACCACCGCAAAAAAACAAACACCGGAGAATGAGAAAACTTGTCACACTCTGACGTTCTGCACTTGCTGAATGAAAAACCAAATAACACTCAAACACCTTGAGAATTTAAAAAGACGATAATTTGGAACTTGCTACTTTATGGTTGCGCACCTATTTTGATTTTAAGAGACGAGAACGGCGACGCTTTGGAATTGCTCCCTGTTTATCCGTACTATATCCAAAAAGACGAAAGCGACGGCGAAGTTTCTTATACATATTTAAAAACTAAAAACCCTTTTAAACTTTACAAAGACGAAGTCATTTGGATTGACTACGAACTTATTGACGGTTTTGATAATTTAAGCATTAGGACTTTGTTCAAGTCAACAATTGCCAAAGTTCGAGAAAATGAACTAAGCACCTTAAATGCTATTAGAAACGACCTTCGCTACAATATGTTCGTAAAAATTAAAGACGCAACAAACAAAGAACAAAGAGAAGCAGCAAACCAAGCATTGAGCGCAATGGTAAGAGAGCAAAAAAGGACGGGTTCTTTTGGAATTGTTATCGACGAGAAGTGAGACCTTGGCAAAGCGTCCGACGTTATCAACATTCAAGTAGATTTTCAGACAAGAAACCAACTAGGACGAGAATTTGCCGCTTCATTAGGTATTCCACCTTCCAAATTAGGAATTGACGACCCTAACAAATACAATAGCAGTGCTGAATTAAACCGTGCTTATGTTGATAATTCTTTAAAACCTTTATTAATAAACATATGCCAAAAAATAACCCAAGTATTGCTGCCACATTATGAACAAGTTACTTTTAAGGTTCTTGACTTGCTGAGTGTTGACATTAAAGCGGTGCAAGAATTCGCAGCTAGTGCAATAAATAACGGTTATGCTACTGCCAATGAGATAAGAGAGTTGCTCGGGTTTGACAAACACCCAGACGGAGACAAACTATTAGCAAATGGTACACTTACCCCTGTTTCTTTTTTATCTCAGCAAACAAATCAAGACAACAACACAAAGGAGGTTAAAAATGATAAATAA
- a CDS encoding terminase TerL endonuclease subunit has translation MDCLALLKSDYWKKVFDYFETNKPSDPVCSFAFEVLENKNKYSSMVILAVARHLLFYYRWKNESDFPFYFDTSTLDKLQKFANKIIIPETSQSFIFPNFRLFIAGFILGWKYKQDPTSFITSEVFDVEARKQWKSSFWAMMALATSRGLLGDGKSEVYFCGPHKESSNIPYNIALGYLKRNKVMQNKFERFNSIRIVSRNQGLIKALPFDKAGLEGKNPSLVILTEYHLHKDDTMQESAKSSKNLSRKNQLIVYDTTKGNNINSSCYYREKDYKTFLIEQIQTPQTIHPNYGIFLFCAELDEQDIENWKNSDLWVKANPALGLSVSLQDLENEFAAITTAQAEAEFKAKRLGIWSNIGTAHFNVSQVLECLNESAPIVENWLRNHSLSELNALVGLDLSSSNDTTAIAINWELPIEGGESIYIFKVHGFIPEGQLIKKELSDRARYREWVNKGIMTISPGNVIDYSLIVNKLQEWKNEFKIDKVLYDRWEFFAVKQNLINTNIFHDSQLKEVKQGVYLNPAFQEFEIKLMRKKIHFLDFNEMLINHLLNIQIKNTSSSSETFFIKKLTNNSRIDAFIACLNTLSERHNVNSNNSDLVYDIITT, from the coding sequence GTGGATTGTTTGGCATTACTTAAAAGCGATTACTGAAAAAAGGTTTTTGATTATTTTGAAACTAACAAACCAAGCGACCCCGTTTGTTCTTTTGCTTTTGAAGTTTTAGAAAATAAAAACAAATATTCAAGTATGGTAATTTTGGCAGTTGCCCGTCATTTACTTTTTTATTATCGGTGAAAAAATGAAAGCGACTTCCCTTTTTACTTTGACACAAGCACCTTGGACAAGTTGCAAAAATTCGCCAATAAGATAATTATTCCTGAAACTTCGCAAAGTTTTATTTTTCCAAATTTTAGGTTATTTATTGCGGGTTTTATTTTAGGTTGAAAATATAAGCAAGACCCGACTTCATTTATTACATCCGAAGTTTTTGACGTTGAAGCAAGAAAGCAATGGAAGTCTTCATTCTGAGCAATGATGGCTCTTGCTACTAGTCGGGGTTTACTTGGCGATGGTAAAAGTGAGGTTTATTTTTGCGGACCACATAAAGAGTCGAGCAATATCCCGTACAATATCGCACTTGGTTATTTAAAGCGTAATAAAGTTATGCAGAACAAGTTCGAAAGGTTTAATAGTATAAGAATAGTCTCACGCAATCAAGGGCTTATTAAAGCACTTCCTTTTGATAAAGCGGGACTAGAAGGGAAAAACCCGTCGCTTGTTATTTTGACTGAGTACCACTTGCACAAAGACGACACAATGCAAGAGTCGGCAAAATCTTCGAAAAATTTATCCCGTAAAAATCAGCTAATAGTTTATGACACAACAAAAGGGAACAACATTAACAGCTCCTGCTATTATCGAGAAAAAGACTATAAAACTTTTTTGATTGAACAAATACAAACCCCGCAAACTATTCACCCGAATTATGGCATTTTTCTTTTTTGTGCTGAATTAGACGAGCAAGACATAGAAAATTGAAAAAATAGCGATTTATGAGTTAAAGCAAACCCCGCCCTTGGTCTTAGTGTCTCGCTTCAAGATTTAGAAAATGAATTTGCAGCAATTACAACCGCACAAGCTGAAGCAGAATTTAAAGCAAAGCGCCTAGGGATTTGGAGCAATATCGGCACGGCACACTTTAACGTTAGTCAAGTTTTAGAGTGTTTAAATGAAAGTGCCCCAATTGTTGAGAATTGACTGCGCAATCACTCACTCTCTGAATTAAACGCCTTGGTTGGTCTTGACTTGTCTTCAAGCAATGACACTACCGCAATTGCCATAAATTGAGAGCTGCCAATTGAAGGTGGCGAGAGCATATATATTTTTAAGGTGCATGGCTTTATACCTGAAGGGCAATTAATTAAAAAAGAATTAAGCGATAGAGCAAGATACCGCGAGTGAGTAAATAAGGGAATTATGACAATTTCACCGGGCAACGTTATAGATTATTCGCTTATTGTTAACAAATTGCAAGAATGAAAAAATGAATTTAAGATAGATAAAGTTTTATATGACCGCTGAGAGTTTTTCGCCGTAAAGCAAAATTTAATTAATACGAATATTTTTCATGACAGTCAATTAAAAGAAGTAAAACAAGGGGTTTATTTGAACCCTGCTTTTCAAGAGTTCGAGATTAAATTAATGCGAAAAAAAATTCATTTTTTAGACTTTAACGAAATGCTTATTAACCATTTGCTAAATATTCAAATAAAAAACACATCGTCAAGTTCTGAAACCTTTTTTATTAAAAAATTAACCAATAATTCCCGCATTGACGCCTTTATTGCTTGCCTTAATACTTTAAGTGAAAGACATAACGTTAATTCTAATAATTCTGATTTAGTTTATGATATAATTACAACATAG
- a CDS encoding tyrosine-type recombinase/integrase, whose amino-acid sequence MVERFINWCEFRNLSTKTITSYAYILKKIFDVENNSHFNILKIICNNSKSSGYQHLLKVVYLLYLKFTKQKEKYLQVKMLKIKKPDSIYRDVLTREQIYELTELLATDSKALHYYKILTRFIFETGCRYSDLKNLKEVDGKIFVLGKGNKKRQILYNVETWQKLKFYGNKVNKQKNTSLNLYIKKIFGDKCSAHTLRRSFATYMLLKGANVKMVQKQMGHQDINTTYNYFHISETENNQIYKEFMLK is encoded by the coding sequence ATGGTTGAGCGTTTTATAAACTGGTGCGAGTTCCGCAATTTATCAACTAAAACAATTACAAGCTACGCTTATATTTTGAAAAAGATTTTTGACGTAGAAAATAATAGTCATTTTAATATTTTAAAAATTATATGCAACAACTCAAAAAGTTCGGGTTATCAGCACTTGCTTAAAGTTGTTTACTTACTTTATTTAAAATTTACAAAACAAAAGGAGAAATACTTACAAGTTAAAATGTTAAAAATTAAAAAACCCGACTCAATTTATCGGGACGTTTTAACAAGGGAACAAATTTACGAATTAACGGAATTATTAGCAACAGATAGCAAAGCACTTCATTATTATAAAATATTAACCCGTTTTATTTTTGAGACTGGTTGCAGATATAGCGACCTTAAAAATTTAAAAGAAGTGGACGGCAAAATTTTTGTGCTTGGTAAAGGTAATAAAAAACGCCAAATTCTCTACAATGTTGAAACTTGGCAAAAACTTAAATTTTATGGCAATAAGGTAAACAAACAAAAAAATACTTCGCTTAATCTTTATATTAAAAAGATTTTTGGTGATAAATGCAGCGCGCATACATTGCGGAGAAGTTTTGCAACTTATATGTTATTAAAGGGCGCAAATGTTAAAATGGTGCAAAAACAAATGGGACACCAGGATATAAATACAACTTATAATTATTTTCATATTTCAGAAACAGAGAATAACCAAATATATAAAGAGTTCATGCTGAAATAA
- a CDS encoding TrkH family potassium uptake protein, with product MSKSKLKRHWKNGEIKQKFLKFIHKITKISGIRIIFLSYVAIIIICSLILYSPISQTGKNNVGYFDALFITASSFSDTGLVTKTTYDTWNVFGQAVIAILIMIGGVGIFSLKIFFISILFPKAKSSINEMSMGAHERGGDDFGTAKKIIIRSLYCLFFITFIFGFILTFYFYYAQPRGLGQFKELNGLETTYSSANGDYRFISPYKDWNLAFRYGFFHTISALNNAGFDIIGQNSIMSYYHNIELQVIFIILFVIGGLGFPVIYDLTNYIKYKFKNRKKTHRKYVFKLITKLSVLTYFITTFIGFVLMLSFELAARNSAIHFWAQKDHGNWVEKTWSLLFLTLSTRSAGYSSINLQTLSPASILVMTILMFIGAGPVSTGGGIRTTTLAILFLSLCSRVAGRHSVRAFKRKISDETVKMSSIIFSISLLLIFVATFIAYSSAPVYNGQKSSTDYGFVHLIFEVSSAFGTSGLTIGVSEELNIASKITFVLVMFIGQFGISSTILVWGGKKTYKYHYDYVQEEVMIG from the coding sequence ATGAGCAAGTCTAAACTTAAACGTCATTGAAAAAATGGTGAAATTAAGCAAAAATTTTTAAAATTTATTCATAAAATAACCAAAATTTCAGGAATTAGAATAATTTTTCTAAGTTATGTTGCAATAATCATAATTTGTAGCTTAATTTTATATAGTCCAATTTCTCAAACAGGCAAAAATAATGTTGGTTATTTTGATGCTTTATTTATTACTGCTTCTTCATTTAGTGATACTGGATTAGTCACTAAAACTACTTATGATACTTGAAATGTTTTTGGTCAAGCGGTCATAGCGATTTTAATTATGATAGGTGGCGTTGGAATTTTTTCACTTAAGATATTTTTTATATCGATTTTATTTCCAAAAGCAAAGAGTTCAATTAATGAAATGAGTATGGGCGCTCATGAACGAGGTGGTGATGACTTTGGGACTGCTAAAAAAATTATAATTCGTTCACTTTACTGTTTATTTTTCATAACTTTTATCTTTGGTTTTATACTAACTTTTTACTTTTATTATGCACAACCAAGAGGATTAGGGCAATTTAAGGAACTTAATGGTTTAGAAACTACTTATTCAAGCGCTAATGGTGACTATCGATTTATTTCGCCTTATAAAGATTGAAATTTAGCATTCAGATATGGATTTTTTCATACTATTTCTGCCTTAAATAATGCCGGTTTTGACATAATTGGTCAAAATTCAATTATGTCATATTATCACAATATTGAACTGCAAGTCATTTTCATAATTCTATTTGTAATTGGTGGATTAGGATTTCCGGTAATTTATGATCTTACAAACTACATTAAATATAAATTTAAAAACAGAAAAAAAACACACCGTAAATATGTGTTTAAACTTATTACTAAATTAAGTGTACTAACTTATTTTATAACTACTTTTATTGGTTTTGTGCTAATGCTTTCTTTTGAATTAGCGGCACGAAATAGTGCAATTCATTTTTGAGCACAAAAAGACCATGGCAATTGAGTTGAGAAAACTTGGTCATTATTATTTTTAACTTTATCTACTCGTTCTGCGGGTTATTCGTCAATTAATTTGCAAACACTTTCGCCAGCAAGCATATTGGTTATGACAATTTTAATGTTTATTGGCGCAGGGCCTGTATCAACAGGTGGTGGTATTAGAACTACTACTTTAGCAATTCTATTTCTTTCTTTATGTTCAAGGGTTGCGGGACGTCATAGTGTTCGCGCATTCAAGAGAAAAATTAGTGATGAAACAGTTAAAATGAGTTCAATAATTTTTAGTATTTCACTTCTTTTAATATTTGTTGCAACATTTATTGCTTATTCAAGTGCACCAGTTTATAATGGTCAAAAATCAAGTACTGACTATGGGTTTGTTCACTTAATCTTTGAAGTATCATCTGCTTTTGGAACTAGTGGTCTAACAATAGGGGTATCTGAAGAATTAAATATAGCTTCAAAAATCACATTTGTTTTAGTAATGTTCATAGGACAATTTGGAATTAGCAGCACTATTCTTGTTTGAGGTGGCAAAAAAACATACAAATATCACTATGACTATGTTCAAGAAGAAGTAATGATAGGTTAA
- a CDS encoding MAGa7180 family putative nuclease, which produces MRKYNGVHYDLDIRSQTVKLRPEYHNQLLSNETGSFNGFKKFGGSSIGNIFETDAFKGKFLAFLHMARLAMPVFKQKYVIAGEAVEPKIFDALRKQTKIEDIQHIVAKDVGYDYFKNKHPIVGGVPDGLIPSKKIVLEMKSVQSKKRDLWIKDNGMNLPLDYRKQAELYAYLLGYDKYVIVAAFLEENDYFDPQNINIFERHIESFAFSVDPNRSKDDLQKIIDFYNHYSRTGISPIYDARRDAMVVEYLACHNEEEWFNLFTKWKALGEIDEDIEFSKVR; this is translated from the coding sequence ATGCGGAAATATAATGGTGTGCACTACGATTTAGATATTAGAAGTCAAACTGTAAAATTGAGACCGGAATATCACAATCAGCTTTTATCAAATGAAACTGGTTCTTTTAATGGTTTTAAAAAGTTTGGTGGTTCTTCAATTGGTAATATTTTTGAAACTGATGCATTCAAGGGCAAATTTTTAGCTTTTTTACATATGGCAAGGCTAGCAATGCCAGTTTTCAAGCAAAAATATGTAATAGCTGGAGAAGCAGTTGAACCTAAAATTTTTGATGCATTAAGAAAACAAACAAAAATTGAAGATATTCAACACATAGTTGCGAAAGATGTGGGTTATGATTATTTTAAAAATAAGCATCCAATAGTAGGGGGAGTTCCTGATGGCTTGATACCAAGCAAAAAAATTGTTTTAGAAATGAAATCTGTTCAATCTAAAAAAAGAGATTTATGAATCAAAGATAATGGGATGAATTTACCACTAGATTATCGAAAACAAGCTGAATTATACGCCTATTTATTAGGCTATGATAAGTATGTAATTGTTGCTGCTTTTCTAGAAGAAAATGATTATTTTGACCCCCAAAATATCAATATATTTGAGCGTCATATTGAATCATTCGCCTTTTCAGTTGACCCAAATCGTTCTAAGGATGACTTGCAAAAAATAATTGATTTTTACAATCACTATTCAAGAACTGGCATTAGTCCAATTTATGATGCTAGAAGAGATGCAATGGTTGTTGAATATCTAGCTTGTCACAATGAAGAAGAATGATTTAATTTATTTACTAAATGAAAAGCTTTAGGAGAAATAGATGAAGATATCGAATTTTCAAAAGTTAGATAA
- a CDS encoding UU173 family protein, with the protein MKISNFQKLDKEKDVVITFNHYRDSYIAQDYFIWAPKDSDGLYNIPNIDANEFKLYELEKTNEAKSSTTMHNFAFSDIEDDEEDELLDKIYKNQNEAFLSNEWNYKSENKGMFEKAYSQAVDFLIKSIDIPIEKVQFNKRIYTTETLHNANQNIIDFIFNDDKELIIDPVFVYKVKTKENFYVKATCFAYDKTSKTLFLYKPTSSTKINDYLTAHFVYNTAINCGLVVQNVKFIIFDPSPNRYKKGTISFVFTEGIQSSQSTKSVGRKGVTLYKEENEIKLSEQINAGWVMQKGICEGIPTTIINAVKNNLVWANPRQNKDGDLSKLKYNKNEKCVLFDFDQKIAKIIEARQITLPVYSEIKNGVKTFSVLNSDTSWAKNKILNNTIKNLYLGDKYLFSAGHNGCNAAQKGILDQNYINIVKSNVDSLYAFPNYFSSEAIELISELLVKDQSIVWYDYEGVTNLIPLFDNLKSWRQVPSQVSVIKTINGAVNYQNDIVKDPKNLELIDLVDIILEVYQNKADKYVVFNKNYENSRNLEIRDFVENEYKKSNKAFIYEMEKRNIKSFLEFQSIVLHIINNTFDLLWFFNKAEKPISSNNLIFGTKYVPYSKYHNPIFDLDFQNFTGTLEDYVNVCKNAQSQLNKGINDIRLIRIVELLGFTSIKKLEKMISKNKYKYRFSIKEYANLDVKNGSMALEIAISRSSGMIGETQWNAKLESLKEYCHNDVVAMIVVYEFILNYIASVFPNILDFEFKIEKNQILKLDFDNKKLMAVNNEIQ; encoded by the coding sequence ATGAAGATATCGAATTTTCAAAAGTTAGATAAAGAAAAAGATGTTGTAATTACTTTTAATCATTATCGGGATAGTTATATCGCACAAGATTATTTTATCTGAGCTCCAAAGGATTCAGATGGCTTATACAACATCCCTAATATTGACGCAAATGAGTTTAAATTGTATGAATTAGAAAAAACAAATGAAGCTAAATCATCAACTACAATGCATAATTTCGCTTTTAGTGATATTGAAGATGATGAAGAAGATGAGTTACTAGACAAGATTTACAAAAACCAAAATGAAGCCTTTTTATCTAATGAATGAAACTATAAATCTGAAAACAAAGGAATGTTTGAAAAAGCTTACTCTCAAGCGGTAGACTTTTTGATTAAAAGTATTGATATTCCAATTGAAAAAGTTCAATTTAATAAGAGAATCTATACAACGGAAACACTTCATAATGCTAATCAAAACATAATTGATTTCATCTTTAATGACGATAAAGAATTGATTATTGATCCTGTTTTTGTCTATAAAGTTAAGACTAAGGAAAATTTTTATGTTAAAGCCACTTGTTTTGCTTATGATAAAACATCCAAAACACTATTTTTATATAAACCAACATCAAGTACTAAAATAAATGATTATTTAACAGCGCATTTCGTTTATAACACTGCCATTAATTGCGGTTTAGTAGTTCAAAATGTGAAATTTATTATTTTTGACCCTAGTCCAAATCGCTATAAAAAAGGCACTATTTCATTTGTTTTTACAGAAGGAATCCAATCTTCACAATCAACAAAATCAGTTGGCAGAAAAGGTGTTACTTTATATAAAGAAGAAAATGAAATTAAACTTTCTGAACAAATTAATGCTGGTTGGGTCATGCAAAAAGGTATTTGCGAGGGCATTCCTACTACTATAATCAATGCAGTTAAAAATAATTTAGTTTGAGCTAACCCGCGCCAAAATAAGGATGGAGATCTAAGCAAGTTAAAATACAATAAAAACGAAAAATGTGTTTTATTTGATTTTGACCAAAAGATTGCGAAAATCATTGAAGCACGTCAAATTACTTTGCCTGTATATTCAGAAATTAAAAATGGTGTAAAAACATTTAGCGTGCTAAATAGTGATACATCTTGAGCAAAAAACAAAATATTAAATAACACAATAAAAAACCTCTATTTAGGCGATAAATATTTATTTTCAGCTGGCCATAATGGCTGCAACGCAGCCCAAAAAGGAATCCTTGACCAAAACTATATAAACATTGTAAAAAGTAATGTAGATTCATTGTATGCATTTCCAAACTATTTCAGTTCTGAAGCAATTGAATTAATTAGCGAGCTTTTAGTTAAAGACCAAAGCATTGTATGGTACGACTATGAAGGGGTAACAAATTTAATTCCATTATTTGATAATTTAAAATCTTGAAGGCAAGTCCCTAGTCAAGTGTCAGTAATTAAAACTATTAATGGGGCAGTAAACTATCAAAATGATATTGTTAAAGACCCGAAAAATCTTGAATTAATTGATTTAGTTGACATCATATTAGAGGTTTATCAAAATAAAGCCGATAAATATGTTGTATTTAATAAAAACTATGAAAACTCAAGAAACCTTGAAATTCGTGATTTTGTTGAAAATGAATACAAAAAATCCAATAAAGCATTCATTTATGAAATGGAAAAACGCAACATTAAAAGTTTTTTAGAATTTCAATCAATTGTTTTGCACATAATAAACAATACTTTTGACCTTCTTTGATTTTTTAATAAAGCTGAAAAACCAATCAGTTCAAATAATTTAATTTTTGGCACTAAATATGTGCCATATTCAAAATACCACAACCCAATATTTGACCTTGATTTTCAGAATTTTACAGGCACTCTTGAAGATTATGTTAATGTATGCAAAAATGCCCAATCTCAATTAAATAAAGGCATAAACGATATAAGATTAATTAGAATTGTTGAACTTTTAGGATTCACAAGTATTAAAAAACTTGAAAAAATGATTAGTAAAAACAAGTACAAATATCGCTTTTCAATTAAAGAATATGCAAATTTAGATGTTAAAAATGGTTCAATGGCACTAGAAATTGCCATTAGTCGTTCATCGGGTATGATTGGTGAAACTCAATGAAATGCTAAACTTGAAAGTCTTAAAGAATACTGTCACAATGACGTTGTTGCAATGATAGTTGTTTATGAATTTATTTTAAACTATATTGCTTCTGTTTTTCCCAATATACTCGATTTTGAATTCAAAATAGAAAAAAATCAAATTCTAAAATTGGATTTTGACAACAAAAAATTAATGGCGGTTAACAATGAAATACAATAA